The following proteins are encoded in a genomic region of Pseudomonas saponiphila:
- a CDS encoding energy transducer TonB family protein → MTAQQPIELPPVQHKPRAVRLLKWGAGLLLGAVAAWLLWQWANDMAGVRREAPKVPTIIPLPPPPPPPPPPPEQPKEPEPVEDKVPEPEPTPTPDEVKPEEEAPPSPADDLANPMQIDGDAQAGNDGFNVGAGKGGGMAGAGGGGLGTGTYKQYLAATFQRVLREDPELRKKAYALQVDLWLGADGQVTRAELAGSSGNPETDQQVLAALRATPRLKERMPASLTLPVRLSLKGRRPE, encoded by the coding sequence ATGACCGCACAACAACCGATCGAGCTGCCGCCGGTGCAGCACAAGCCGCGCGCCGTGCGCCTGCTGAAGTGGGGCGCCGGGCTGCTGCTGGGGGCCGTGGCTGCCTGGCTGCTGTGGCAGTGGGCCAATGACATGGCCGGGGTGCGCCGGGAAGCGCCGAAGGTGCCGACCATCATCCCGTTGCCGCCTCCGCCGCCGCCCCCACCGCCGCCTCCGGAGCAGCCCAAGGAGCCGGAACCGGTGGAGGACAAGGTGCCGGAACCCGAACCCACGCCGACCCCCGATGAGGTCAAACCGGAGGAGGAAGCCCCGCCATCGCCGGCGGACGACCTAGCCAACCCGATGCAGATCGATGGCGACGCCCAGGCCGGCAACGACGGCTTCAACGTCGGCGCTGGCAAGGGCGGCGGCATGGCCGGCGCCGGTGGCGGCGGGCTGGGCACTGGGACTTACAAGCAGTACCTGGCGGCGACCTTTCAACGGGTGCTGCGCGAGGACCCGGAGCTGCGCAAGAAGGCCTATGCGCTGCAGGTCGACCTGTGGCTCGGCGCCGACGGCCAGGTGACCCGCGCCGAGCTGGCCGGCTCCAGCGGCAACCCCGAGACCGACCAGCAGGTGCTGGCGGCGCTGCGGGCCACGCCGCGCCTGAAAGAACGTATGCCGGCGTCCCTGACCTTGCCGGTGCGCTTGTCCCTCAAGGGCCGGCGACCGGAATGA
- a CDS encoding ExbD/TolR family protein has translation MASVNASHDDEDDAAVDSINITPLVDVLMVVLVMFILTATAQVSGIQIHLPKASASVSLSEAKTKAISVNDGGQVFLDAYPVTLGELEERLRIEKAQNPDFPIIVRGDATVQYQKVIEVLDLLRRLELSQVGLVTGKPSQG, from the coding sequence ATGGCTTCCGTGAACGCCTCCCATGACGACGAAGACGACGCCGCCGTCGACAGCATCAACATCACGCCCCTGGTGGACGTGCTGATGGTGGTGCTGGTGATGTTCATCCTCACCGCCACCGCCCAGGTTTCGGGCATCCAGATCCACCTGCCCAAGGCCAGTGCCTCGGTGTCGCTGTCCGAGGCCAAGACCAAGGCCATTTCGGTGAACGATGGCGGCCAGGTGTTCCTCGATGCCTACCCGGTGACCCTGGGCGAGCTGGAAGAGCGGCTGCGCATCGAGAAGGCACAGAACCCGGACTTCCCGATCATCGTCCGTGGCGATGCCACGGTGCAGTACCAGAAGGTCATTGAAGTCCTCGACCTGCTGCGCCGCCTGGAGTTGTCCCAGGTCGGCCTGGTCACCGGCAAACCGAGCCAGGGCTGA
- a CDS encoding DUF2341 domain-containing protein translates to MQRLFLSLLICLGFVLPATAHAWWQDDWHYRKQISVDTTPQGAAINEALGRTALLVRLHTGNFTFDGVKEDGADLRFVTADDKTVLNHQIESFDPLMGMALIWVDVPKVEGGQRQDLWMYYGNPKAPSIANGQLTFDPSYTAIYHFDGSNGTPAKDTTAYGNTAQNATGASIDGVIGRALQFSGQPLLLPASPSLQHNAGGAFTFSAWVRLDQASGEQLLLARREGAGSLLIGVNQGMPFVEVDGQRAASTQPLNPGQWQHLALSGEGSRLALYVNGRETASLAQAIPTFNSVMAIGADLPPAAGAEASRFLPFTGALDELRLSKVARPAALILADASAQGAESKLVAYGVDEEQSGFGFGSLGFLLKAVPVDAWVIILVLVAMMIQSWVIMLRKNRMVSRVSAANGLFREQFAKVGTRLEMFADDQVLASRLEHSSLWRLYLVAVKEIRTRREQGADTSSVSAATIEAIRCSMDGVRTRENQQLSAKLSTLSNAIAGGPYIGLLGTVLGIMVVFLGTAMAGDVNINAIAPGMAAALLATAMGLFVAIPALFGYNRLITRNKEVGADMRVFVDEFITRLAELHGESQHSENAHWRVSHSNASVPA, encoded by the coding sequence ATGCAACGCTTATTCCTGAGCCTGTTGATCTGCCTGGGCTTCGTGCTCCCGGCCACGGCCCACGCCTGGTGGCAGGACGACTGGCATTACCGCAAGCAGATCTCGGTGGACACCACCCCCCAGGGCGCCGCCATCAATGAGGCCCTGGGCCGCACCGCGCTGCTGGTGCGCCTGCACACCGGCAACTTCACCTTCGATGGGGTCAAGGAAGACGGTGCCGACCTGCGCTTTGTCACCGCCGATGACAAGACCGTGCTCAACCACCAGATCGAAAGCTTCGACCCGCTGATGGGCATGGCGTTGATCTGGGTCGATGTGCCCAAGGTCGAAGGCGGCCAGCGCCAGGACCTCTGGATGTACTACGGCAACCCGAAGGCGCCGAGCATCGCCAACGGCCAGTTGACCTTCGACCCCAGCTACACCGCCATCTACCACTTCGATGGCAGCAACGGCACCCCGGCCAAAGACACCACCGCCTACGGCAACACCGCGCAGAACGCCACCGGCGCCAGCATTGACGGGGTCATCGGCCGCGCCTTGCAGTTCAGCGGCCAGCCGCTGCTGCTGCCGGCCAGCCCGTCGCTGCAGCACAACGCCGGCGGCGCTTTCACCTTCAGCGCCTGGGTGCGCCTGGATCAGGCCAGCGGTGAACAGCTGCTGCTGGCCCGCCGCGAAGGCGCCGGCAGCCTGCTGATCGGCGTCAACCAGGGCATGCCCTTCGTCGAAGTGGACGGCCAGCGCGCCGCCTCCACCCAGCCGCTGAACCCGGGGCAGTGGCAGCACCTGGCCCTGAGCGGCGAGGGCAGCCGCCTGGCGCTGTACGTCAATGGCCGGGAAACCGCGAGCCTGGCCCAAGCCATTCCAACCTTCAATTCGGTCATGGCCATCGGTGCCGACCTGCCGCCCGCCGCTGGCGCCGAGGCCAGTCGCTTCCTGCCGTTCACCGGGGCCCTGGACGAGCTGCGCCTGTCCAAGGTGGCGCGTCCGGCGGCGCTGATCCTGGCCGATGCCAGCGCCCAGGGCGCGGAGTCGAAGCTGGTGGCCTACGGCGTCGATGAAGAGCAGTCGGGTTTTGGTTTCGGCAGCCTGGGCTTTTTGCTCAAGGCGGTGCCGGTGGATGCCTGGGTGATCATCCTGGTGCTGGTGGCAATGATGATCCAGTCCTGGGTGATCATGCTGCGCAAGAACCGCATGGTCAGCCGGGTCAGCGCCGCCAATGGGCTGTTTCGCGAGCAGTTCGCCAAGGTCGGCACCCGCCTGGAGATGTTCGCCGACGATCAGGTACTGGCCAGCCGCCTGGAGCATTCCTCGCTGTGGCGCCTGTACCTGGTGGCGGTGAAGGAGATCCGCACCCGCCGCGAGCAGGGCGCCGATACCTCCTCGGTGTCGGCGGCCACCATCGAAGCCATTCGCTGCTCCATGGACGGGGTGCGCACCCGGGAAAACCAGCAGCTCAGTGCCAAGCTCTCGACCCTGTCCAACGCCATTGCCGGCGGCCCGTATATCGGCCTGTTGGGCACGGTGCTGGGGATCATGGTGGTGTTCCTCGGCACCGCCATGGCCGGTGACGTCAACATCAACGCGATCGCCCCGGGCATGGCCGCGGCCTTGCTGGCCACCGCCATGGGCCTGTTCGTCGCGATTCCGGCGCTGTTTGGCTACAACCGCCTGATCACCCGCAACAAGGAAGTCGGCGCCGACATGCGGGTGTTCGTCGACGAGTTCATCACCCGCCTGGCGGAGCTGCATGGCGAGAGCCAGCACAGCGAGAACGCCCACTGGCGGGTCAGTCACAGCAACGCGTCGGTTCCGGCCTGA
- a CDS encoding ShlB/FhaC/HecB family hemolysin secretion/activation protein: protein MRACAPIFRFLGGGVEHLGKSGRPGSGGRWWPLCGWLAVLALAPAVQAEEGEPVPVEATAAPRLVDVNEYFVRGNTVLDARAIEEAVYPFLGPQKALADIEGARDALQKVYQERGYQSVFVELPEQKVEDGIVYLQVSETKVGRVRVVGAKHYSPVEIRDQVPALKEGQVPDFATVQSQLAGLNRGAGRQVMPLVREGQRPGTMDVDLQVEDQNPWHASVGLNNDYSADTEKLRTVVNVGYDNLWQLGHSISLTYFTAPQDTDNAKVWSGSYTAPLSERWALQFSGYQSDSNIATIGGSNVLGKGHSYGVSAIYTLPTAGNWANSLSLGVDFKDFEEEMRFGRSSDQIPLKYAPVTFGYNGYRYSEKSQLGLGLNLIVGTRRFFGYGSDAEEFHYKRDEASASFSVLKGDLNFTYTFANDWQSASKAAFQLASGPLVSNEQYSAGGATSVRGYLAAERTGDEGYLFSQELRTPSLAKFLGSYVQEWRFYAFAEGAHLSLHEPLPEQEDQYSLASVGLGTRASLSKWLSGSLDWGYPLKDGPNTQKYDPRLHFSVQATF from the coding sequence ATGCGCGCGTGCGCGCCAATTTTCAGATTTCTAGGGGGCGGTGTGGAGCATCTGGGCAAATCAGGGCGACCCGGCAGTGGCGGGCGCTGGTGGCCGTTGTGCGGTTGGTTGGCGGTGCTGGCGCTGGCGCCGGCGGTGCAGGCCGAGGAGGGCGAGCCGGTGCCGGTCGAAGCCACGGCCGCGCCGCGCTTGGTGGACGTCAATGAGTACTTTGTGCGCGGCAATACCGTGCTCGATGCCCGGGCCATCGAGGAGGCGGTATACCCGTTCCTCGGGCCGCAAAAGGCCCTGGCGGATATCGAAGGCGCTCGCGATGCGCTGCAGAAGGTCTATCAGGAGCGTGGCTATCAGTCGGTGTTCGTCGAGCTGCCGGAGCAGAAGGTCGAGGACGGTATCGTCTACCTGCAGGTGAGTGAAACCAAGGTCGGCCGGGTGCGGGTGGTGGGTGCCAAGCATTACTCGCCGGTGGAGATCCGCGATCAGGTGCCGGCGCTCAAGGAAGGCCAGGTGCCGGATTTTGCCACGGTGCAAAGCCAACTGGCCGGGCTCAATCGCGGTGCCGGGCGCCAGGTCATGCCGCTGGTGCGCGAGGGCCAGCGCCCGGGGACCATGGACGTCGACCTGCAAGTGGAAGACCAGAACCCCTGGCACGCCAGCGTCGGCCTGAACAACGACTACAGCGCCGATACCGAGAAGCTGCGCACGGTGGTCAACGTCGGCTACGACAACCTCTGGCAGCTGGGCCACAGCATTTCCCTGACCTATTTCACCGCGCCCCAGGACACCGACAACGCCAAGGTCTGGTCCGGTTCCTACACCGCGCCGCTGAGCGAGCGCTGGGCTTTGCAGTTCTCCGGTTACCAGTCCGACAGCAACATCGCCACCATCGGCGGCAGCAACGTACTGGGCAAGGGCCATTCCTACGGGGTGTCGGCGATCTACACCTTGCCCACGGCTGGCAACTGGGCCAACTCGCTGTCGCTGGGGGTGGACTTCAAGGACTTCGAGGAAGAGATGCGCTTTGGCCGCAGCAGCGACCAGATTCCGTTGAAGTACGCCCCAGTGACCTTTGGCTACAACGGCTACCGCTACAGCGAAAAATCCCAGCTGGGCCTGGGCCTGAACCTGATCGTCGGCACCCGGCGCTTCTTCGGCTACGGCAGCGACGCCGAGGAGTTCCACTACAAGCGCGACGAGGCCAGCGCCAGTTTCTCGGTGCTCAAGGGCGACCTGAATTTCACCTACACCTTCGCCAACGACTGGCAGTCGGCGTCCAAGGCCGCCTTCCAGCTGGCCTCCGGGCCCCTGGTGTCCAACGAGCAGTATTCCGCCGGTGGCGCCACCTCGGTGCGCGGCTATCTGGCCGCCGAGCGCACCGGGGACGAGGGCTACCTGTTCTCCCAGGAGCTGCGCACGCCGTCTTTGGCCAAGTTCCTTGGCAGCTACGTGCAGGAGTGGCGTTTCTACGCCTTTGCCGAAGGCGCGCACCTGTCCCTGCACGAGCCGCTGCCGGAGCAGGAAGACCAGTACAGCCTGGCCAGCGTTGGCCTGGGCACCCGCGCCAGTTTGAGCAAGTGGCTGTCCGGCAGCCTCGACTGGGGCTACCCGCTCAAAGACGGCCCCAACACCCAGAAATACGACCCGCGCCTGCACTTCAGCGTGCAAGCGACGTTCTGA
- a CDS encoding transposase — protein MERYSKVGMQELDQRLSKIVEAARKKPVSVYRYGAPWVWIVSQDDWQGALKEVSSYIPPGHSLVLLRPQIDELLDQHGDLLQGLNAEPGLLIAPRTVVQILLLQLLYSVPSEQQLYEQLSYNLLFRWFVGLDLNQKVWAFSVLSRDIATLLNDPRAVRLIQKIIGEVFCGALLQMPEFSLNFALLHTWLARHENTSISSN, from the coding sequence ATGGAACGCTACTCGAAAGTGGGCATGCAGGAGCTGGATCAACGGCTGTCGAAGATTGTCGAGGCCGCGCGCAAGAAGCCGGTGTCGGTCTATCGCTATGGGGCGCCGTGGGTCTGGATCGTGTCCCAGGATGATTGGCAGGGCGCCTTGAAGGAGGTGTCGAGCTATATCCCGCCCGGCCATTCGCTGGTGCTGCTGCGTCCGCAGATCGATGAGTTGCTCGATCAGCACGGCGATCTGCTCCAGGGCCTCAATGCCGAGCCGGGGCTGCTGATTGCGCCGCGCACGGTGGTGCAGATTCTGTTGTTGCAGTTGCTGTATTCGGTGCCCAGCGAGCAGCAGTTGTATGAGCAGCTCAGCTACAACCTGCTGTTCCGCTGGTTCGTCGGTCTGGATCTGAACCAGAAGGTCTGGGCCTTCAGTGTCCTGAGTCGCGATATCGCCACCTTGTTGAACGATCCGCGGGCGGTGCGCCTGATCCAGAAAATCATCGGTGAAGTGTTCTGCGGCGCTCTGCTGCAAATGCCCGAGTTCTCGCTGAATTTTGCGCTGTTGCACACCTGGCTGGCGCGCCACGAAAACACCTCGATCAGCAGCAATTGA
- a CDS encoding LysR family transcriptional regulator, whose product MKTPCDLSELDAFAAVARHHSFRKAADERGVSASALSHAMRALEGRLGVRLLNRTTRSVTPTEAGHQLLATLVPALAEVAKGLHELTFKQEVPTGTLRLNVSRPAARLVIAPLLAPFIAAYPRINVELVTDDGLSDIIDKGFDAGVRFGESLAGDMIAVPVGSPQGFVTVAAPAYLRQHGTPDTPQRLLEHACIGRRFPSGKLYKWEYLAEGQPMRLAVAGPLILEDDTLMIQAAKDGAGIAYVYEEMARDCMAQGQLEEILEDWKALPSRFFIYYSSRRHVPPALQALIEFVRETQHP is encoded by the coding sequence ATGAAAACCCCATGCGATCTTTCCGAACTCGACGCCTTCGCCGCCGTGGCTCGCCATCACAGCTTTCGTAAAGCCGCCGACGAGCGAGGCGTCTCTGCATCGGCCCTGAGCCACGCCATGCGTGCCCTGGAGGGCAGGCTGGGGGTCAGGCTGCTCAACCGTACCACTCGCAGCGTGACGCCCACTGAAGCGGGCCATCAACTGCTCGCCACGCTGGTTCCAGCGTTGGCGGAGGTCGCCAAAGGTCTGCATGAACTGACCTTCAAACAGGAAGTTCCCACCGGTACGCTGCGACTGAACGTATCCCGACCTGCAGCCCGCCTCGTTATTGCACCACTGCTGGCGCCATTCATTGCTGCCTACCCACGTATCAACGTGGAGCTGGTGACTGACGATGGATTGAGCGACATCATCGACAAAGGTTTCGATGCCGGCGTGCGCTTCGGCGAGAGTCTTGCCGGGGACATGATCGCCGTCCCGGTCGGCTCACCGCAGGGATTTGTCACCGTGGCTGCCCCCGCTTACCTCAGGCAGCACGGCACACCAGACACGCCACAGAGACTGCTTGAGCACGCCTGCATCGGCAGGCGTTTCCCAAGCGGCAAACTGTACAAGTGGGAGTACCTTGCTGAGGGCCAGCCCATGCGCTTGGCCGTGGCAGGACCGTTGATACTGGAAGATGACACCTTGATGATCCAAGCCGCGAAGGACGGTGCCGGGATCGCGTATGTGTATGAGGAGATGGCCAGGGACTGCATGGCTCAGGGGCAACTGGAGGAAATTCTTGAAGACTGGAAAGCCCTGCCAAGCAGGTTTTTTATCTATTACTCCAGTCGGCGTCACGTACCGCCAGCGCTACAGGCGCTGATCGAGTTTGTGCGTGAAACGCAGCATCCATGA
- a CDS encoding aldo/keto reductase, translated as MQKNRLGTSELLISPIGMGTWAIAGQGWEFSWGAQDDRDSLAALEYAVERGVNWIDTAAVYGLGHAERLTGQLLRQVPASRRPLVFTKGSLVWDPETREISHSLAPLSLMKEIEDSLRRLQVDVIDLYQIHWPAFPAGGACEGIEEALATLAQAKAQGKIRAIGVSNFDVPQLERARSVTDIASLQPPYSALMRDIEDQILPYCAMAQVGVIAYSTLQSGLLTGSMTRERIAQLPDDDWRKSRSADFQEPRLSKNLALVEVMANIGARHGVTAAAIAIAWVLRDAAVSGAIVGARRPEQVNGLIDAISVRLGQAEIEEISHYLPEGMGTNVPGRVA; from the coding sequence ATGCAAAAAAATCGACTGGGTACGTCCGAGTTGTTGATTTCGCCCATTGGCATGGGCACCTGGGCCATTGCGGGGCAAGGGTGGGAGTTCAGCTGGGGGGCACAAGACGACCGCGATAGCCTGGCGGCGCTGGAGTACGCGGTAGAGCGCGGGGTCAACTGGATCGACACAGCGGCGGTCTATGGCCTCGGCCATGCCGAACGGTTGACGGGACAATTGCTGCGTCAGGTGCCGGCTTCGCGTCGTCCTTTGGTATTCACCAAAGGCAGCCTGGTGTGGGATCCCGAGACCCGTGAGATTTCTCATTCGCTCGCCCCCCTGTCACTGATGAAAGAGATCGAGGACAGCCTGCGTCGCTTGCAGGTCGATGTCATCGACCTCTATCAGATTCACTGGCCAGCGTTCCCGGCAGGTGGGGCCTGCGAAGGCATCGAGGAGGCTTTGGCGACTTTGGCCCAAGCCAAGGCGCAGGGCAAGATAAGGGCAATTGGCGTGTCAAACTTCGATGTTCCCCAACTTGAGCGAGCCCGCTCGGTCACCGATATCGCCTCCCTTCAACCGCCATATTCGGCTTTGATGCGTGATATCGAGGATCAGATCCTGCCTTATTGTGCGATGGCGCAGGTCGGCGTGATTGCCTACTCGACTTTACAATCAGGCCTACTGACGGGAAGCATGACCCGCGAGCGGATTGCACAGCTGCCCGACGACGACTGGCGAAAATCGCGCAGCGCCGACTTCCAGGAACCTCGCCTCAGCAAGAATCTCGCGTTGGTAGAAGTGATGGCAAACATTGGTGCCAGGCACGGGGTCACTGCGGCGGCCATCGCCATTGCTTGGGTGCTGCGTGATGCGGCTGTTTCCGGCGCGATAGTAGGCGCACGCCGGCCCGAACAGGTGAATGGATTGATCGATGCCATCAGCGTTCGTCTTGGTCAGGCTGAAATAGAAGAAATAAGCCACTACTTACCTGAAGGCATGGGTACGAACGTACCCGGCCGCGTGGCCTGA
- a CDS encoding short-chain dehydrogenase, which produces MDVLHANGTARLLAVTQLLESLSRAEFKSADDTDLQHISNVAAILLRDSCDLLGVMGWRLQA; this is translated from the coding sequence TTGGACGTGCTGCATGCCAACGGCACCGCACGTTTACTGGCAGTGACTCAACTGCTGGAAAGCCTCTCCCGCGCAGAGTTCAAGAGTGCTGACGACACCGATCTGCAACATATCTCCAACGTAGCGGCCATTCTGCTGCGTGACAGTTGCGATCTGTTAGGAGTGATGGGCTGGCGCCTTCAAGCCTGA
- a CDS encoding polyamine ABC transporter substrate-binding protein translates to MQCKPLLTLTLTLTLSLVGLLSGLGHAQADTPSVHLYNWSDFLAPETPREFKQETGIAPILDVFDDAEVMESKLMAGRSGYDVVVVPDDLLPNFAKAGLLQELDRSQLANWSHLAPNVMRKLEVNDPGNRYAIPYMWGTTGIGYNVDKVRELLGNNAPVDSWDLIFKKDNIAKLSQCGVAMLDAPVEIIPIALHYLGLPSNSKNPDDYQRAEALLHEIRPYIRYFNSAKFSTDLANGDICVVVGWGGSVYSAKLNAENAHNGVNLAYSIPREGAPLWINTLVVLKSAPNPQPAYKFLDYMLRPEIIAKNSNYVGYPNGNQAATALVDEHLRNNPMLYPPQSVMDSLFPLETLPLKLERVRTRTWSKIKNDT, encoded by the coding sequence ATGCAGTGCAAGCCTTTGCTCACCCTCACCCTCACCCTCACCCTCAGCCTGGTCGGTCTGCTCTCCGGCCTGGGTCACGCGCAAGCAGATACGCCCAGCGTGCATCTGTATAACTGGTCCGACTTCCTTGCCCCGGAAACGCCCAGAGAGTTCAAGCAGGAAACCGGCATCGCCCCCATCCTCGATGTGTTCGATGACGCCGAAGTGATGGAAAGCAAACTGATGGCCGGGCGCAGCGGCTATGACGTGGTGGTGGTGCCGGACGATCTGCTGCCCAACTTTGCTAAAGCCGGGCTGCTGCAGGAGCTGGATCGCTCGCAGCTCGCCAACTGGTCCCACCTGGCCCCGAACGTGATGCGCAAACTGGAGGTCAACGATCCCGGCAACCGCTACGCGATTCCCTACATGTGGGGCACCACAGGCATCGGCTACAACGTCGACAAGGTGCGCGAACTGCTCGGCAACAACGCGCCGGTCGACTCCTGGGATCTGATCTTCAAGAAGGACAACATCGCCAAGCTCAGCCAGTGCGGCGTTGCCATGCTCGATGCACCGGTCGAGATCATCCCCATCGCCCTGCATTACCTGGGGCTACCCAGCAACAGCAAGAACCCAGACGACTACCAGCGGGCTGAGGCGCTGTTGCACGAGATCCGTCCCTACATTCGCTATTTCAACTCTGCGAAGTTCAGCACCGACCTCGCCAATGGCGATATCTGCGTCGTGGTGGGCTGGGGTGGATCGGTCTACAGCGCCAAGCTCAACGCCGAGAACGCCCACAACGGCGTCAACTTGGCCTACAGCATCCCGCGCGAGGGCGCGCCCCTGTGGATCAACACCCTGGTGGTCCTCAAGAGCGCCCCCAATCCGCAGCCTGCCTACAAATTTCTCGACTACATGCTGCGCCCTGAGATCATCGCCAAGAACTCCAACTACGTCGGCTATCCCAACGGAAATCAGGCTGCCACTGCACTGGTTGATGAGCATCTGCGCAACAACCCAATGTTGTATCCACCGCAGTCAGTCATGGACAGCCTGTTTCCCCTGGAAACTCTGCCATTGAAGCTGGAGCGTGTACGTACCCGCACTTGGAGCAAGATCAAGAACGACACTTGA
- a CDS encoding carbon-nitrogen hydrolase family protein, giving the protein MKLELVQMAGRDGDTAYNLQRTLEAIAACQDDTDILIFPESLITGFPSPHNIASLAEPLNGPSLSALQQVVRERDVAVVVGLTENDQGHYYNTSVLITPDGIALSYRKTHLWVGEGELVEAGDRYTTVEWRGVRIGLLICYDCEFPESARALAELGAELLLITDGNMQPYGFVHRTAVAARAQENQVFAAMVNRVGPGIDELTFAGGSTVVDPFGHLLFEAGQEECRHSLRLDMTRIASARQLYDYQADRRFALPGERCRHADGRRELLIPSCA; this is encoded by the coding sequence ATGAAACTCGAGCTCGTACAAATGGCCGGCCGCGATGGTGATACTGCCTACAACCTGCAGCGCACACTGGAAGCCATTGCCGCCTGCCAGGACGACACCGACATTCTGATTTTTCCTGAGTCGCTGATCACCGGCTTCCCCAGTCCGCACAACATCGCCAGCCTGGCCGAGCCACTGAATGGTCCGAGCCTGAGCGCGCTTCAGCAGGTGGTACGCGAGCGCGATGTCGCCGTGGTGGTCGGCTTGACCGAGAACGACCAAGGCCACTACTACAACACCAGCGTACTGATCACCCCGGACGGCATCGCCCTGAGCTACCGCAAGACTCACCTGTGGGTCGGTGAAGGCGAACTGGTTGAGGCCGGCGATCGCTACACTACGGTGGAGTGGCGCGGCGTGCGTATCGGCCTGCTGATTTGCTACGACTGCGAGTTCCCAGAGAGCGCTCGCGCCCTGGCCGAACTGGGCGCCGAGCTACTTCTGATCACGGACGGCAACATGCAGCCCTATGGCTTCGTACACCGCACTGCGGTGGCCGCGCGGGCGCAGGAAAACCAGGTGTTCGCTGCCATGGTGAACCGGGTAGGCCCAGGTATCGACGAGCTGACCTTTGCTGGCGGTAGCACCGTGGTAGATCCCTTTGGCCACCTGCTGTTCGAGGCGGGCCAGGAAGAGTGTCGGCATAGCCTGCGTCTGGACATGACGCGCATCGCCAGCGCTCGCCAGCTTTACGACTACCAGGCCGACCGACGCTTCGCCCTACCCGGCGAACGCTGTCGCCATGCCGACGGCCGTCGCGAGCTGCTGATTCCCTCATGCGCCTGA
- the istB gene encoding IS21-like element IS1474 family helper ATPase IstB, with protein sequence MMPQHTLNQLHQLRLDGMARALEEQWTLPASHSLSFDERLGLLLDRELAWRDNQRLVRLRKKAKLKYANACLEDLDRRTGRALDERLIATLASGDWIRQQHNLLLTGPTGAGKTWLACALGNQACRQGYSTLYLRTPRLLEQLRIAHGDGSFGRTLQQLAKVDVLVLDDWALAPLEEGARHDLLEVIDDRAGSRSTILTSQLPIEHWHGWINDPTLADAILDRLVHNAYRLTMKGESLRRKKAEEQAAS encoded by the coding sequence ATGATGCCGCAACACACCCTGAATCAACTGCACCAGCTACGCCTGGACGGCATGGCCCGCGCCCTGGAAGAGCAATGGACGCTGCCGGCCAGCCACAGCCTGAGCTTCGATGAACGCCTCGGCCTACTGCTCGACCGCGAACTGGCCTGGCGTGACAACCAGCGCCTGGTACGGCTGCGCAAGAAGGCCAAGCTCAAGTACGCCAACGCCTGCCTGGAAGATCTCGACCGCCGCACCGGACGCGCCCTGGACGAGCGTCTGATCGCCACCCTGGCCAGTGGCGACTGGATCCGCCAGCAGCACAACCTGCTGCTGACCGGCCCGACCGGTGCCGGCAAAACCTGGCTGGCCTGCGCCCTGGGCAACCAGGCCTGCCGCCAGGGCTATAGCACCCTGTACCTGCGCACCCCGCGCCTGCTGGAACAACTGCGCATCGCTCATGGCGACGGCAGCTTCGGCCGTACCCTGCAACAGCTGGCAAAGGTCGACGTCCTGGTGCTGGACGACTGGGCGCTAGCCCCGCTGGAGGAAGGAGCCCGGCATGACCTGCTGGAGGTGATCGACGACCGCGCTGGCAGCCGCTCCACCATCCTGACGAGCCAACTGCCCATCGAGCACTGGCACGGCTGGATCAACGACCCGACCCTGGCCGATGCCATCCTCGACCGCCTGGTGCACAACGCCTACCGACTGACGATGAAAGGCGAGTCGCTGCGCCGAAAAAAAGCCGAGGAACAAGCCGCATCGTGA